Proteins encoded in a region of the bacterium genome:
- the larB gene encoding nickel pincer cofactor biosynthesis protein LarB, producing MKKDILLELLEKISRKEINVSVAFEKIKRLPYEKLKYATLDSHRSLRHGFPEVIFCKGKTIKQVAEISKRILSRENTFLATRAEQDVFKAVKKIDKRVKYNGAGRIIFIPNNESKGLISIVTAGTSDIPVAEEARVTAEVMGSRVVAIYDVGVAGIHRVLDKMDILEKSKVCIVIAGMDGALPSVIGGLVGKPVIAVPTSTGYGANLGGVAPLLTMLNSCASNVAVVNIDNGFGAGYVAHLINITGEEQ from the coding sequence ATGAAAAAAGATATTTTATTGGAACTTTTAGAAAAGATCAGCCGGAAAGAAATAAACGTCTCAGTCGCATTTGAAAAAATAAAAAGGCTGCCTTACGAAAAATTAAAATATGCGACATTAGACAGCCACCGGAGTTTGAGACATGGATTTCCAGAAGTGATTTTTTGCAAGGGTAAGACAATAAAACAAGTTGCTGAGATTTCTAAAAGGATATTATCAAGAGAAAATACTTTTCTTGCTACAAGGGCGGAACAAGATGTATTCAAGGCAGTAAAGAAAATCGACAAAAGAGTTAAATACAATGGAGCCGGCAGGATAATTTTTATCCCAAATAACGAAAGTAAAGGCCTTATCAGTATAGTTACCGCCGGGACATCAGATATCCCGGTAGCGGAAGAGGCGCGGGTAACCGCTGAAGTAATGGGAAGCAGGGTAGTTGCTATTTACGATGTAGGTGTTGCGGGTATTCACAGGGTTTTGGATAAAATGGATATTCTGGAGAAGTCAAAAGTTTGTATTGTTATTGCCGGTATGGACGGCGCCCTTCCAAGTGTTATAGGCGGCCTGGTAGGTAAGCCGGTAATCGCGGTCCCGACAAGCACAGGATACGGTGCGAATTTAGGCGGTGTGGCCCCGCTTCTTACAATGCTTAATTCATGCGCTTCAAACGTGGCTGTTGTAAACATTGACAACGGGTTCGGCGCGGGATATGTGGCGCATTTGATAAATATTACAGGAGAAGAACAATAG